TTGCGACGGTCGCCGAAGCCCGGCGCCTTGACGGCCACGACCTTGACGATGCCACGGATGGTGTTGACCACCAGGGTGGCCAGCGCTTCGCCTTCGACTTCCTCGGCCACGATCAGCAGCGGCTTGCCGGCCTTGGCGACGCCTTCCAGCACCGGCAGCAGGTCACGGACGTTGGAGATCTTCTTGTCGTGCAGCAGGATGAACGGGTCATCCAGGTCAGCGGTCTGCGACTGCTGGTTGTTGATGAAGTACGGGGACAGGTAGCCGCGGTCGAACTGCATGCCCTTGACCACGTCCAGCTCGTTGTCCAGGCCCGAGCCTTCTTCAACGGTGATCACGCCTTCCTTGCCGACTTCCTTCATCGCGTCGGCGATGATCTGGCCGATCGACTCGTCCGAGTTGGCCGAGATGGTACCGACCTGGGCAATCGCCTTGTCGTCGGCGGTCGGCTTGGAGATGGTCTTCAGTTCGGCAACGGCGGCCACGACGGCTTTGTCGATACCGCGCTTCAGATCCATCGGGTTCATGCCGGCGGCCACAGCCTTGGCGCCTTCGCGGATCAGGGCCTGGGCCAGCACGGTGGCGGTGGTGGTGCCGTCGCCAGCGTCGTCGTTGGTGCGGGAAGCAACTTCCTTCACCATCTGCGCGCCCATGTTCTCGAACTTGTCAGCCAGTTCGATTTCCTTGGCGACGGAGACGCCGTCCTTGGTGATGGTCGGCGCGCCGAAGCTCTTTTCCAGCACGACGTTGCGGCCCTTCGGGCCCAGGGTGGCCTTGACGGCATTGGCGAGAACGTTGACGCCGCGCACCATGCGCGAACGGGCGTCTTCACCGAAACGAATATCCTTGGCAGCCATTGCATTTACCTCATTGGTAGCGCCGGACGAGGCCCGGCGGCTGGGATTTGGGGATCAGGTTGAAACAGGTCGCGCCGGGGCTCAGCCGATGACGGCGAGCACGTCGTCTTCGCGCAGGACCTTGTACTCGACGCCTTCGCTCTTGTACGAGCTGCCGGCGTACTGGCCATAGATGACCTTGTCGCCGACCTTCAGCGACGGAGCGCGCACGCTGCCGTTGTCCAGCGGCTTGCCCGGGCCGACGGCCACGACTTCACCCTTGGTGGACTTTTCCTTGGCCGAATCCGGAATGACGATGCCACCGGCGGAGATTTCGTCGGCTTCGATCGGCTTGACCACAACGCGGTCGTGCAGCGGCTTGATGCTCATGAGAGACCTCTTAAGTTATTGATTGGTCTAAAAAAGTCCGGCGATGTTAGCACTCACCCCAGGTGACTGCCAGCATTGCTCGCGAAAAAGCCCGATGAATCGGGAGCAGGACAGAGATGGAGCTGCGCCCGGACCTTTCAAGGCCGGGCGAGGAAAATTTTTCGCCGCCCCGGGATGCGCGGATTCCCGCCCTGCGTGAAGGCATTCAGGCCGGTGCAATGCGACAACCCCGCGTCCAAAACCCTCGACATTTGGTGACCCGCGTCGCACTGTCAGATATCTGACGTTCATTTACGACAAAGTGTCACTGGATCGGCCTTAGGCTCGGCCGCGCATTCCCAATCACAAGGAGTAGTCGATGCGATTGCTGTCCCCGCTTGCCGCCGCCTGCCTGCTGGCCCTGGCCGCTGCGCCGGCCCAGGCCGAGGTCTTCATCAATGAACTGCACTACGACGACAGCACCGCCGCCGGCGACGTCGGCGAAGCGATCGAGGTCGTGGCCACCGCCGGTGAGGACCTGTCCGGCTACCGCCTGTACCTCTACAACGGCAGCAATCCGTCGGCGGCCGTGGTCTACGCCAACAACCCGGTGCCTGCCGGTAGCGCCGCGGGCTGCGGCAGCGCGACCATCGCCGTGGTCAACTACCCGACCAACGGCCTGCAGAACGGCCCGAATGACGGCATCGCCCTGGTCGATGCCAGCGGCAAGGTGGTCCAGTTCCTCAGCTACGAGGGCGCCATCACCGCCTCCGGTGGCCCTGCCGCCGGCATGACCAGCCAGAACATTCCGGTGGCCGAGACCAACAGCACGGCTCCGGGCACCTCGCTGCAACTGACCGGCAGTGGCAGCCAGTACGCCCACTTCACCTGGGCCGAGTCGGCCAGGCAGACATTCGGCAGCTGCAACAACGGCCAGACCTTCAGCGGTGGCGGCACTCCGGGCCCGAACACGCCGCCGTCGGTGTCCACCACCACCCCGGCGCAGGGCAGCAGCACCTTCCCGGCCGCCGCCGA
This portion of the Stenotrophomonas sp. WZN-1 genome encodes:
- the groL gene encoding chaperonin GroEL (60 kDa chaperone family; promotes refolding of misfolded polypeptides especially under stressful conditions; forms two stacked rings of heptamers to form a barrel-shaped 14mer; ends can be capped by GroES; misfolded proteins enter the barrel where they are refolded when GroES binds); this translates as MAAKDIRFGEDARSRMVRGVNVLANAVKATLGPKGRNVVLEKSFGAPTITKDGVSVAKEIELADKFENMGAQMVKEVASRTNDDAGDGTTTATVLAQALIREGAKAVAAGMNPMDLKRGIDKAVVAAVAELKTISKPTADDKAIAQVGTISANSDESIGQIIADAMKEVGKEGVITVEEGSGLDNELDVVKGMQFDRGYLSPYFINNQQSQTADLDDPFILLHDKKISNVRDLLPVLEGVAKAGKPLLIVAEEVEGEALATLVVNTIRGIVKVVAVKAPGFGDRRKAMLEDMAVLTGGTVISEEVGLSLEKATIKDLGRAKKVQVSKENTTIIDGVGDKAAVDARVGQIKTQIQDTSSDYDREKLQERVAKLAGGVAVIKVGASTEIEMKEKKDRVDDALHATRAAVEEGVVPGGGVALVRAVTALAGLKGANEDQNHGIQIALRAMEAPLREIVANAGEEPSVIINKVKEGTGSFGYNAATGEFGDMLQFGILDPTKVTRSALQNAASIAGLMITTEAMVAEAPKKDEPAMGGAGGMGGMGGMGGMDF
- a CDS encoding co-chaperone GroES; translation: MSIKPLHDRVVVKPIEADEISAGGIVIPDSAKEKSTKGEVVAVGPGKPLDNGSVRAPSLKVGDKVIYGQYAGSSYKSEGVEYKVLREDDVLAVIG